Proteins encoded by one window of Electrophorus electricus isolate fEleEle1 chromosome 17, fEleEle1.pri, whole genome shotgun sequence:
- the dmtn gene encoding dematin isoform X2, with protein sequence MQKAGTAPSSRGPSAPGSPATSIVAHMDNQVIGYKDLAAIPKDKAILEVERPDLMVYEPHFSISALDRTGLTRSRERSMSPRSISPPPSPEIFASREQKEWAEQKEWAEQGSPSSSVMGSTTQLRKISTSSRGPMQHFHRPENGTNIYKKPPIYKHDGTALAQNKHKDDRIILSSKFPAAQPPDPNQPSKIETEYWPCPPSLASMEIEWRKKAVEQGLSTEDDDFEDLTEDAGRLQEQELNRIQSNLGKLILKEEMEKSVHFRRKTRSLPDRTHMHMSSSACKSATLPPCSRSGLLRLQSADFSSTDSDKPRTDLQTYPYDMLIVSHRGRCKLPPGVDRTRLERHLAPDEFLNLFGMPIAEFDRLSLWKRNELKKKVLLF encoded by the exons ATGCAGAAG GCGGGGACAGCCCCATCCTCCCGGGGTCCTAGTGCTCCTGGGTCTCCTGCTACATCTATCGTG GCGCACATGGACAATCAGGTTATTGGTTATAAAGACCTGGCAGCCATTCCCAAGGACAAAGCCATCCTGGAGGTGGAGCGTCCGGACCTGATGGTCTACGAGCCCCACTTCAGCATCTCGGCTTTGGACCGCACTGGACTGACCAGGAGCAGAGAG agatCAATGTCACCTCGTTCCatttctccacctccctcccccGAG ATATTCGCCTCCAGAGAGCAGAAGGAGTGGGCGGAGCAGAAGGAGTGGGCAGAGCAGGGTTCGCCCAGCTCATCCGTCATGGGCTCCACCACACAGCTCCGCAAGATCAGCACCTCCTCCCGAGGCCCCATGCAGCATTTCCACCGACCAG agaATGGAACCAACATCTACAAGAAGCCTCCTATTTACAAACATG ACGGCACCGCCCTGGCCCAGAACAAGCATAAAGACGACCGCATCATACTGTCCTCCAAGTTTCCTGCAGCACAGCCTCCGGATCCAAACCAGCCATCCAAGATTGAGACGGAGTACTGGCCCTGTCCGCCCTCTCTGGCCAGCATGG AGATTGAGTGGAGGAAGAAGGCAGTGGAACAAGGACTGTCCACCGAGGACGACGACTTTGAAGACCTGACCGAGGACGCTGGGAGACTGCAAGAACAGGAGCTGAATAGG ATCCAGTCCAACTTGGGAAAGCTGATCCTGAAGGAGGAAATGGAGAAATCTGTGCACTTCCGGAGGAAAACTCGCTCCCTCCCAGACaggacacacatgcatatga GTTCGTCGGCGTGTAAATCTGCCACGCTGCCACCCTGCAGTCGGTCAGGCTTGTTGCGG CTGCAGTCAGCTGACTTCTCCTCCACAGACAGTGACAAACCCAGAACAG ATCTACAG aCTTATCCGTATGACATGCTCATTGTGAGCCATAGAGGACGCTGTAAACTCCCACCAGGAGTAGACCGGACCAGACTAGAG AGACATCTTGCCCCGGATGAATTCTTAAACTTATTCGGAATGCCCATTGCAGAATTTGACCGTCTGTCGCTGTGGAAACGAAACGAACTGAAGAAAAAAGTCTTACTTTTCTAA
- the dmtn gene encoding dematin isoform X1 produces MQKAGTAPSSRGPSAPGSPATSIVAHMDNQVIGYKDLAAIPKDKAILEVERPDLMVYEPHFSISALDRTGLTRSRERSMSPRSISPPPSPEIFASREQKEWAEQKEWAEQGSPSSSVMGSTTQLRKISTSSRGPMQHFHRPENGTNIYKKPPIYKHDGTALAQNKHKDDRIILSSKFPAAQPPDPNQPSKIETEYWPCPPSLASMEIEWRKKAVEQGLSTEDDDFEDLTEDAGRLQEQELNRIQSNLGKLILKEEMEKSVHFRRKTRSLPDRTHMHMSSSACKSATLPPCSRSGLLRLQSADFSSTDSDKPRTDLQNREAPKARMDRGNSLPSILELKTYPYDMLIVSHRGRCKLPPGVDRTRLERHLAPDEFLNLFGMPIAEFDRLSLWKRNELKKKVLLF; encoded by the exons ATGCAGAAG GCGGGGACAGCCCCATCCTCCCGGGGTCCTAGTGCTCCTGGGTCTCCTGCTACATCTATCGTG GCGCACATGGACAATCAGGTTATTGGTTATAAAGACCTGGCAGCCATTCCCAAGGACAAAGCCATCCTGGAGGTGGAGCGTCCGGACCTGATGGTCTACGAGCCCCACTTCAGCATCTCGGCTTTGGACCGCACTGGACTGACCAGGAGCAGAGAG agatCAATGTCACCTCGTTCCatttctccacctccctcccccGAG ATATTCGCCTCCAGAGAGCAGAAGGAGTGGGCGGAGCAGAAGGAGTGGGCAGAGCAGGGTTCGCCCAGCTCATCCGTCATGGGCTCCACCACACAGCTCCGCAAGATCAGCACCTCCTCCCGAGGCCCCATGCAGCATTTCCACCGACCAG agaATGGAACCAACATCTACAAGAAGCCTCCTATTTACAAACATG ACGGCACCGCCCTGGCCCAGAACAAGCATAAAGACGACCGCATCATACTGTCCTCCAAGTTTCCTGCAGCACAGCCTCCGGATCCAAACCAGCCATCCAAGATTGAGACGGAGTACTGGCCCTGTCCGCCCTCTCTGGCCAGCATGG AGATTGAGTGGAGGAAGAAGGCAGTGGAACAAGGACTGTCCACCGAGGACGACGACTTTGAAGACCTGACCGAGGACGCTGGGAGACTGCAAGAACAGGAGCTGAATAGG ATCCAGTCCAACTTGGGAAAGCTGATCCTGAAGGAGGAAATGGAGAAATCTGTGCACTTCCGGAGGAAAACTCGCTCCCTCCCAGACaggacacacatgcatatga GTTCGTCGGCGTGTAAATCTGCCACGCTGCCACCCTGCAGTCGGTCAGGCTTGTTGCGG CTGCAGTCAGCTGACTTCTCCTCCACAGACAGTGACAAACCCAGAACAG ATCTACAG AACAGAGAAGCTCCAAAGGCGAGAATGGATCGAGGAAACTCTCTGCCTAGCATTCTGGAGCTGAAG aCTTATCCGTATGACATGCTCATTGTGAGCCATAGAGGACGCTGTAAACTCCCACCAGGAGTAGACCGGACCAGACTAGAG AGACATCTTGCCCCGGATGAATTCTTAAACTTATTCGGAATGCCCATTGCAGAATTTGACCGTCTGTCGCTGTGGAAACGAAACGAACTGAAGAAAAAAGTCTTACTTTTCTAA
- the pbdc1 gene encoding protein PBDC1 isoform X1 encodes MTKQLRSRGGNMDPGHALASLGVEGAAAAAHALSLPAEAYGNDAQLEVLWAMKAFSHAEVYFNLISSVDPKFLKLTKADDLIYTKFREEFPDLNIQILDPELLKSTEAKEKWRPFCNHFEGIVEDFNYGTLLRLDCQKDYTEENTIFATRIQFFAIEIARNREGYNDVVHGAGAETKQRQNQS; translated from the exons ATGACGAAGCAGCTCCGGTCACGTGGCGGCAACATGGATCCAGGACACGCGCTTGCTTCTCTG GGTGTGGAAGGAGCTGCTGCGGCGGCCCACGCGCTCTCATTACCGGCGGAGGCGTACGGAAATGAC GCCCAGTTAGAAGTGTTGTGGGCCATGAAGGCCTTTAGTCACGCGGAGGTTTACTTCAAC CTGATTTCCTCCGTGGACCCGAAATTTCTGAAATTAACGAAAGCGGACGACCTGATTTACACCAAATTCAGGGAGGAGTTTCCCGACTTGAACATCCAGATTCTGGATCCAGAACTGTTAAAGTCAACAGAGGCCAAAGAG AAATGGAGACCCTTTTGCAACCACTTTGAAGGAATAGTTGAAGACTTTAATTATGGCACGTTGTTGCGTTTAGACTGCCAAAAGGACTACACAGAGGAGAACACTATATTTG CCACCCGAATCCAGTTTTTCGCCATAGAGATCGCACGGAACAGAGAAGGTTACAACGATGTCGTCCacggagctggagcagagacCAAACAGAGGCAGAACCAGAGTTAG
- the pbdc1 gene encoding protein PBDC1 isoform X2, with protein sequence MTKQLRSRGGNMDPGHALASLGVEGAAAAAHALSLPAEAYGNDLISSVDPKFLKLTKADDLIYTKFREEFPDLNIQILDPELLKSTEAKEKWRPFCNHFEGIVEDFNYGTLLRLDCQKDYTEENTIFATRIQFFAIEIARNREGYNDVVHGAGAETKQRQNQS encoded by the exons ATGACGAAGCAGCTCCGGTCACGTGGCGGCAACATGGATCCAGGACACGCGCTTGCTTCTCTG GGTGTGGAAGGAGCTGCTGCGGCGGCCCACGCGCTCTCATTACCGGCGGAGGCGTACGGAAATGAC CTGATTTCCTCCGTGGACCCGAAATTTCTGAAATTAACGAAAGCGGACGACCTGATTTACACCAAATTCAGGGAGGAGTTTCCCGACTTGAACATCCAGATTCTGGATCCAGAACTGTTAAAGTCAACAGAGGCCAAAGAG AAATGGAGACCCTTTTGCAACCACTTTGAAGGAATAGTTGAAGACTTTAATTATGGCACGTTGTTGCGTTTAGACTGCCAAAAGGACTACACAGAGGAGAACACTATATTTG CCACCCGAATCCAGTTTTTCGCCATAGAGATCGCACGGAACAGAGAAGGTTACAACGATGTCGTCCacggagctggagcagagacCAAACAGAGGCAGAACCAGAGTTAG